The following is a genomic window from Plasmodium knowlesi strain H genome assembly, chromosome: 1.
ATAATGCGCAGGGGGTGCACTTCGGGCATGGAGGGAAGAATGGACAAGTGCAGGTGAATTCGGAGGAGTTCCTAAATAAGAACCTCCTGCGACGACGCGCCCGTGTGGGTGGAAAAAacagtgaaaaagaaaacgaacaGCACGGCGAAAATGGTAGCGAAAATGGTAACCAAAATGGTAACCAAAATGGTAACCAAAATGGTAACCAAAATGGTAACCAAAATGGTAACCAAAATGGTAACCAAAATGGTAACCAAAATGGTAACGAAGAAGGCCACGAAGTATGTGGCGAAGTGTGTGGCCAGGGAAGTGGCCCAATGAGTGGCATGCCCCCCTCTAGCGCTAAGCAGGATGACTCCATGACAGCCCTGGAGTTCGAAGTCGAGATGCAAAAAAATCTGAAGAAATCGAAAATGCTCATTGTGTCGGATGACATGTTGAAGAcggagagggagaaaaaaagagatgaGCTAAGAAAAATTGCGCAATTAAAAGCGTTGTTattaaaggaggagaaaaaaaacaaatataagAAGAGGATTAAATCCAAGTCTTACCGTAGGCATTTAcgaatgaaagagaagaaggaggaggaaaagataTTCGCTAAGATACACGCAGAGCACCCTGACCTGGCAGACAGTCTCGCTAATTATGAGAAGGAGTACGCTAAGAAGAGGAACTTAATAAACAACgtaaagaagaggaaaaccGTGCGACTACTCAATCGgtacaaaaatgaggagcTGAAGAAACAGATGCTGAGGAGCTTCCAGGctgagaaggaagagaagaacatGCTGAAGGGGATCATTGAGAGGGCCGttttggaggaagaagacggAAGGGAAAACATTCATGATGACAGTGCAAGCAACAATGATGAAGAGGCAAGTGGCATTCTTCATCTGGATGATAACTCAGATGATGAACTAAACGCCTCCTCCTCCATGAGCAAGAAGAACAAAGTTAGGAAGGAactacaaaaaaggaaccttGAACGATTCTCCTTTGTGAAGAACGCAGAGGAGAGGAAACGAGACGAAGAATTGTATCAACAGAGAAAGAGGCTTCTGGATAAgatggaagggaagaaggatgaGAAGGATCCCATGGAGAGTTCCTCCTCCGATGAAAGAAGCGACGCCGAGAGGGCTCGCCTCCAATTGGGCCTGTCAAACGAGGTGCGCAGGTCAAGCGGGAAGGAGGCCTCAAAGGCGAGGGCGCAACTAGCCAAAGATTCCGACTTGGTGAACGCGTTGCGGAAGGGGGGCATTTTGGGCGCAGAGGAGAGGCAACAAGCCACTATGGAGGAGGAGCAACAAGCCACTACAGTGGAGGAGCAACAAGCCACTACGGAGGAAAAACCACCCATTGTAAGGGATCTCGGCGACATGAACGCAATAGATGCGATTGGTACTATTGATGCGGTTGACTTGATTGACGACGGGACAGTGATGAAAAGCTTAGGGGAAAATCTGAGCATGTACAATTTAGAAAACGAAGTTTACGAGGATTATGTGAACATTAATCCAGAGACAGCTGAGGGGAATGTGCCCAGGGAGGATGATGAGTTGATGGAGTTGAGCGACGATGAAAGGGTCACCACAGAAAGGGTGAACGAAAGGGAATGGTGCAATTATGAAACGTTACttgaactggaaaaaaacaaaataatgaaagagaaggagattattgagaaaaaaaaaagaattccagTACACACCATTAGTGTATTCAAcaggaaggataaaaaatatgaaaaatattttgtagaCAAGGTTCCTTATCCTTATGAGAAGGCGGATTATGAGAGGACACTCAACATAAACTTAAACAAAGAAGTGAATGATATTTCGGCACATGCGAAACTGGTCGCTCCTCGGTTGTCGAACCGGGTCGGAAATATCGTTTCACCTTTGGTGAGGAATCCATTCGAGATTGCGCGTATCTTGACGGTCAAGCGTGGCAAGAATAGGAGCAAGTTGTGAGGTGGTGGATTCACTCGGTTGCGTAACCCCGCTACTGGTGGGACCAATCCGAgcctttttacttttttttttttttttttttttttttttaacaccacAACTGAGAGGGGCTAGTTTATCTGGAGACCCCACCGCTGTGCACCCCGCTAACCGATATCCTAACCGATATCCTAACCGATGTCCTAACCGATATCCTAACCGATATCCTAACCGATGTCCTAACCGATATCCTAACCGATATCCTAACCGATGTCCTAACCGATATCCTAACCGATATCCTAACCGATGTCCTAACCGATATCCTAACCGCCCCGCTCCAGGTTCTGTCTAATTTCGGCTGTGTGTTGGTTAAAGTAGCGGTCGAGTTTTTTATTATACATTTTGTTCCTCTTGTTgatgtaatttttaaaaacaccattatcttctttcctcttccgACTGAGCTTCGAGCGGACCATCTCCTGTTTTCTGCAGAAGCTGATGACATTATTTTTGTCCCTCTCGGTGCACTTGGATGTGTCTGTAATTAGCAAATCCTGTCCGTAGAAacttttccccatttttttttttttctcatcatacAGATTCCTATTTATAGAAAAGttgaatttcatttttttaaaaaatctctTATCCCTGTCCACTTCGATTAgctcttttttgtttatcttTTTGGAGGCGCCTTTTGCTTGAGCGGCGCTGGTAGTGTAGATGGCCGGGGCATCTTCCTTATCGTCGGTGCTACTGAGTGGATCATCACCAATGGGTGGATCATCACCAATATGTTGATCATCACCATTGGGTGGGTCTCCGTCTGCTTGACCCGTGGACCCATCTCCCCTTGTCGGCCTCCTCCTACACGCATTGGTAACACTGGTATTCTTCTCATAGTGGTAGCACGCATACTCGTCTGTTTTCCCTGCGGAGGTGCCTCTCGCGGGGAGGTATCCGATCGACCTCTCCCGATTGGCCTCCATTTGATTCAACCCCTTGGACTGGTTTATCTTGTGTTCAATTTCCAGGAGTCTCTTCTCCCTGCTCGTCATTCTACGCGGAGGGTACTTCACTTCCTCCACCTTATTCGTTGCGTCCACCTTATTCGTTGTATCTACCTTATTCGTTGTATCCACCTTGTGCGTTGAGGATGTTCTCTGCACTGCTCCCACCTTATGTGCCTCTCCCTTCTGTACCGTTCCTACCTTTTCCACTGTATCCCCCCTGGAGAGTGCGTCAATATCGGAGAGGATCCGATTGAGCAGATCTATCCCTTTCTGCTTCTCTGTCTTTTCtgatttcccctttttctccttggccAATATTTTTCCTAGGGTGTCCGTGTACTTTCCCTTAATGTATGCCTCCCTAGGACCACTACCATCAGCACTATCGTAACTGCTATCATCGCTAGCTCCGCCTGTGTCCACCGCCTCGGTCATACCGGCAGTGGCAAAGAGATTATCAATGTACTGTTGCCTGGAGGAAATGCGCTCCCCCTTGAAGACAGACTCACTCACCTCATTGCATTCGGATATGTAGATACAGGTCTTCGGTTCAAAGTTGTTTGTTACTGGAATTAGCTCGATGGCCCTCAATAcgtgcatatttttaacGACTCGACCGATGAtggtattttttccattgtaTTTATGAACGGGATTTAGTGTAATCTTAAAAATAGAGGAGCAACGTTTGGGTCCAACCTGGACCATAGTGAGTAGCCCTGCATTTGTATGTCTCCTTTGGGAATTCTCCTTCTTGAAATTTGGGCCGAAGATGCATTCCACTTGTTCGTACTTTTCCTTACTGTTCTTCCGTCTC
Proteins encoded in this region:
- a CDS encoding U3 small nucleolar RNA-associated protein 14, putative, coding for MENLEDASTTLSGGLGERPRVKKKKVMKGGDLKKLKKKEGLGKKKAAIKMAKLIEKGKIPALKGAMKRKMKQKKKAIGNDNDCDGGDCGGDDCSGDDCSGDDCSGDDCSGDDCSGDDCSGDDCSGDDCSGDDCSGDDCSGDDCSGDDCRDEKRRKKKCKGKKASKGKKSKRKREKTEDEDDNDDNDCNDCNEDEEEEEDGLDLLEHEEVILEEEKQMNRKGITKKNDPSENFIQFLKKYNDQGEIVTKRGKSLLKNNDEEEGYGFPPEDAEAQSYQYLAQRDDVYKIEKPSEQVNLSDFIYTDDVVSGEQIGEDINMLTSGQNEKGKLSTHMSILEEQKINEHLAYVNNVELINKMNRSFYVINNAQGVHFGHGGKNGQVQVNSEEFLNKNLLRRRARVGGKNSEKENEQHGENGSENGNQNGNQNGNQNGNQNGNQNGNQNGNQNGNQNGNEEGHEVCGEVCGQGSGPMSGMPPSSAKQDDSMTALEFEVEMQKNLKKSKMLIVSDDMLKTEREKKRDELRKIAQLKALLLKEEKKNKYKKRIKSKSYRRHLRMKEKKEEEKIFAKIHAEHPDLADSLANYEKEYAKKRNLINNVKKRKTVRLLNRYKNEELKKQMLRSFQAEKEEKNMLKGIIERAVLEEEDGRENIHDDSASNNDEEASGILHLDDNSDDELNASSSMSKKNKVRKELQKRNLERFSFVKNAEERKRDEELYQQRKRLLDKMEGKKDEKDPMESSSSDERSDAERARLQLGLSNEVRRSSGKEASKARAQLAKDSDLVNALRKGGILGAEERQQATMEEEQQATTVEEQQATTEEKPPIVRDLGDMNAIDAIGTIDAVDLIDDGTVMKSLGENLSMYNLENEVYEDYVNINPETAEGNVPREDDELMELSDDERVTTERVNEREWCNYETLLELEKNKIMKEKEIIEKKKRIPVHTISVFNRKDKKYEKYFVDKVPYPYEKADYERTLNINLNKEVNDISAHAKLVAPRLSNRVGNIVSPLVRNPFEIARILTVKRGKNRSKL
- a CDS encoding peptidyl-prolyl cis-trans isomerase, putative; amino-acid sequence: MGKKKYVYLQLSINSIVLGKVYIQLFDDPEVRNSVENFLSLCRGNKYHSLYSGESLSYKHCIIEKVKKNKCIKSGYLRCKVTHDTSGQVIPPSRRKNSKEKYEQVECIFGPNFKKENSQRRHTNAGLLTMVQVGPKRCSSIFKITLNPVHKYNGKNTIIGRVVKNMHVLRAIELIPVTNNFEPKTCIYISECNEVSESVFKGERISSRQQYIDNLFATAGMTEAVDTGGASDDSSYDSADGSGPREAYIKGKYTDTLGKILAKEKKGKSEKTEKQKGIDLLNRILSDIDALSRGDTVEKVGTVQKGEAHKVGAVQRTSSTHKVDTTNKVDTTNKVDATNKVEEVKYPPRRMTSREKRLLEIEHKINQSKGLNQMEANRERSIGYLPARGTSAGKTDEYACYHYEKNTSVTNACRRRPTRGDGSTGQADGDPPNGDDQHIGDDPPIGDDPLSSTDDKEDAPAIYTTSAAQAKGASKKINKKELIEVDRDKRFFKKMKFNFSINRNLYDEKKKKMGKSFYGQDLLITDTSKCTERDKNNVISFCRKQEMVRSKLSRKRKEDNGVFKNYINKRNKMYNKKLDRYFNQHTAEIRQNLERGG